The Xiphias gladius isolate SHS-SW01 ecotype Sanya breed wild chromosome 7, ASM1685928v1, whole genome shotgun sequence genome window below encodes:
- the siae gene encoding sialate O-acetylesterase isoform X3 translates to MQICVGVCVWRVTLDPVEAGGPYNVTAAIQSSTATLTDVLFGDIWLCGGQSNMYFKTSQIFNASEELALAAKYPHVRTFMVALNLSETELTDLIQVELPWTVPTARNLSEFSAVCWLFGRYMYEVLKYPIGLVESCWGGTPVEAWSSSRALQQCGLEQTRDSPKDRNSVLWNAMIHPLLNMTIKGAIWYQGEANADYHQDKYKCSFPAMIDDWRMAFHQGSGRQTAIDFPFGFVQLSTYKKGPTDDGFPNIRWHQTADFGFVPNPWMQRTFMAVAMDLPDETSPYGTIHPRDKQDVAYRLTLGARAVAYNEKDVPFLGPFPNQIQSSRMYVNITYNQSVSVTPSKDIFEICCSGIQAPCGPKSLWVPAPITKWGPTIVQLSAILCPPTDEVAGLRYAWRDWPCDFKACPIYSASGILPAPPFIFNRYPQKGEVRKSH, encoded by the exons ATGCAGATCTGTGTAGGAGTCT GTGTCTGGCGAGTCACCCTTGACCCTGTCGAAGCTGGTGGTCCCTACAATGTGACAGCAGCCATTCAGAGCAGCACGGCCACTCTGACAGATGTACTGTTTGGAGATATTTGGCTGTGTGGAGGGCAGAGCAACATGTACTTTAAAACATCACAG ATTTTCAATGCATCAGAGGAGCTGGCCCTCGCAGCGAAGTATCCTCATGTGAGGACTTTTATGGTAGCCTTGAACCTGTCTGAAACTGAGCTGACTGATCTGATTCAAGTGGAACTTCCCTGGACTGTGCCCACAGCAA GGAATCTGAGTGAGTTTTCTGCAGTGTGCTGGCTATTTGGACGTTACATGTACGAGGTTCTGAAGTACCCCATAGGACTGGTGGAGTCCTGCTGGGGAGGCACGCCTGTCGAAGCCTGGTCGTCTTCAAGAGCTCTGCAGCAGTGTGGACTGGAGCAAACGAGAGACAG CCCTAAAGACAGAAATTCTGTCTTGTGGAATGCAATGATCCACCCACTGCTCAACATGACCATCAAAGGAGCCATCTGGTACCAAG GTGAGGCAAATGCAGACTATCATCAGGACAAGTACAAATGTTCCTTCCCTGCTATGATTGATGACTGGAGGATGGCATTTCACCAGGGCTCAGGGAGGCAGACAGCTATTGATTTCCCCTTTGGGTTTGTCCAG cTGTCCACCTACAAAAAAGGCCCCACAGATGATGGCTTTCCAAACATCCGCTGGCACCAGACAGCAGACTTTGGCTTTGTCCCCAACCCATGGATGCAGAGAACTTTCATGGCTGTGGCTATGGATTTACCGGATGAAACATCACCCTATGGCAC GATCCATCCCCGGGACAAGCAGGATGTAGCCTACAGACTGACACTGGGAGCAAGGGCAGTGGCCTATAACGAAAAAGACGTACCCTTCCTTGGACCTTTCCCCAACCAAATCCAGTCCTCACGAATGTATGTCAACATCACCTACAACCAGTCAGTCTCTGTCACACCGTCTAAAGACATCTTTGAG atcTGTTGCTCTGGGATTCAAGCTCCATGCGGACCTAAGTCCCTCTGGGTTCCAGCTCCCATCACAAAGTGGGGTCCGACCATTGTCCAGTTATCTGCCATCTTGTGTCCGCCCACTGATGAAGTAGCTGGTCTTCGATATGCATGGAGAGATTGGCCCTGCGACTTTAAAGCCTGTCCAATCTACAGCGCCAGTGGGATTTTACCTGCCCCTCCTTTTATTTTCAACCGCTACCCACAAAAAGGAGAAGTTAGGAAGAGCCACTGA
- the siae gene encoding sialate O-acetylesterase isoform X1: MAVVTLCVVYILFLTPVGSCDGNLRFASYYGDHMVLQKSPERAVLWGYGSEGAQVTVSLSGPIKQKTSPVTVTKGVWRVTLDPVEAGGPYNVTAAIQSSTATLTDVLFGDIWLCGGQSNMYFKTSQIFNASEELALAAKYPHVRTFMVALNLSETELTDLIQVELPWTVPTARNLSEFSAVCWLFGRYMYEVLKYPIGLVESCWGGTPVEAWSSSRALQQCGLEQTRDSPKDRNSVLWNAMIHPLLNMTIKGAIWYQGEANADYHQDKYKCSFPAMIDDWRMAFHQGSGRQTAIDFPFGFVQLSTYKKGPTDDGFPNIRWHQTADFGFVPNPWMQRTFMAVAMDLPDETSPYGTIHPRDKQDVAYRLTLGARAVAYNEKDVPFLGPFPNQIQSSRMYVNITYNQSVSVTPSKDIFEICCSGIQAPCGPKSLWVPAPITKWGPTIVQLSAILCPPTDEVAGLRYAWRDWPCDFKACPIYSASGILPAPPFIFNRYPQKGEVRKSH, from the exons ATGGCAGTAGTGACACTGTGTGTTGTTTACATACTTTTTTTAACTCCCGTTGGCAGCTGTG atggGAACCTGCGCTTTGCCTCCTACTATGGAGACCACATGGTGCTGCAAAAGTCTCCAGAGAGAGCTGTGCTATGGGGCTACGGCTCTGAGGGTGCACAGGTCACCGTCTCCTTATCAGGACCAATAAAACAGAAGACCTCACCGGTCACTGTGACGAAAG GTGTCTGGCGAGTCACCCTTGACCCTGTCGAAGCTGGTGGTCCCTACAATGTGACAGCAGCCATTCAGAGCAGCACGGCCACTCTGACAGATGTACTGTTTGGAGATATTTGGCTGTGTGGAGGGCAGAGCAACATGTACTTTAAAACATCACAG ATTTTCAATGCATCAGAGGAGCTGGCCCTCGCAGCGAAGTATCCTCATGTGAGGACTTTTATGGTAGCCTTGAACCTGTCTGAAACTGAGCTGACTGATCTGATTCAAGTGGAACTTCCCTGGACTGTGCCCACAGCAA GGAATCTGAGTGAGTTTTCTGCAGTGTGCTGGCTATTTGGACGTTACATGTACGAGGTTCTGAAGTACCCCATAGGACTGGTGGAGTCCTGCTGGGGAGGCACGCCTGTCGAAGCCTGGTCGTCTTCAAGAGCTCTGCAGCAGTGTGGACTGGAGCAAACGAGAGACAG CCCTAAAGACAGAAATTCTGTCTTGTGGAATGCAATGATCCACCCACTGCTCAACATGACCATCAAAGGAGCCATCTGGTACCAAG GTGAGGCAAATGCAGACTATCATCAGGACAAGTACAAATGTTCCTTCCCTGCTATGATTGATGACTGGAGGATGGCATTTCACCAGGGCTCAGGGAGGCAGACAGCTATTGATTTCCCCTTTGGGTTTGTCCAG cTGTCCACCTACAAAAAAGGCCCCACAGATGATGGCTTTCCAAACATCCGCTGGCACCAGACAGCAGACTTTGGCTTTGTCCCCAACCCATGGATGCAGAGAACTTTCATGGCTGTGGCTATGGATTTACCGGATGAAACATCACCCTATGGCAC GATCCATCCCCGGGACAAGCAGGATGTAGCCTACAGACTGACACTGGGAGCAAGGGCAGTGGCCTATAACGAAAAAGACGTACCCTTCCTTGGACCTTTCCCCAACCAAATCCAGTCCTCACGAATGTATGTCAACATCACCTACAACCAGTCAGTCTCTGTCACACCGTCTAAAGACATCTTTGAG atcTGTTGCTCTGGGATTCAAGCTCCATGCGGACCTAAGTCCCTCTGGGTTCCAGCTCCCATCACAAAGTGGGGTCCGACCATTGTCCAGTTATCTGCCATCTTGTGTCCGCCCACTGATGAAGTAGCTGGTCTTCGATATGCATGGAGAGATTGGCCCTGCGACTTTAAAGCCTGTCCAATCTACAGCGCCAGTGGGATTTTACCTGCCCCTCCTTTTATTTTCAACCGCTACCCACAAAAAGGAGAAGTTAGGAAGAGCCACTGA
- the siae gene encoding sialate O-acetylesterase isoform X2 yields the protein MQICVGVYGNLRFASYYGDHMVLQKSPERAVLWGYGSEGAQVTVSLSGPIKQKTSPVTVTKGVWRVTLDPVEAGGPYNVTAAIQSSTATLTDVLFGDIWLCGGQSNMYFKTSQIFNASEELALAAKYPHVRTFMVALNLSETELTDLIQVELPWTVPTARNLSEFSAVCWLFGRYMYEVLKYPIGLVESCWGGTPVEAWSSSRALQQCGLEQTRDSPKDRNSVLWNAMIHPLLNMTIKGAIWYQGEANADYHQDKYKCSFPAMIDDWRMAFHQGSGRQTAIDFPFGFVQLSTYKKGPTDDGFPNIRWHQTADFGFVPNPWMQRTFMAVAMDLPDETSPYGTIHPRDKQDVAYRLTLGARAVAYNEKDVPFLGPFPNQIQSSRMYVNITYNQSVSVTPSKDIFEICCSGIQAPCGPKSLWVPAPITKWGPTIVQLSAILCPPTDEVAGLRYAWRDWPCDFKACPIYSASGILPAPPFIFNRYPQKGEVRKSH from the exons ATGCAGATCTGTGTAGGAGTCT atggGAACCTGCGCTTTGCCTCCTACTATGGAGACCACATGGTGCTGCAAAAGTCTCCAGAGAGAGCTGTGCTATGGGGCTACGGCTCTGAGGGTGCACAGGTCACCGTCTCCTTATCAGGACCAATAAAACAGAAGACCTCACCGGTCACTGTGACGAAAG GTGTCTGGCGAGTCACCCTTGACCCTGTCGAAGCTGGTGGTCCCTACAATGTGACAGCAGCCATTCAGAGCAGCACGGCCACTCTGACAGATGTACTGTTTGGAGATATTTGGCTGTGTGGAGGGCAGAGCAACATGTACTTTAAAACATCACAG ATTTTCAATGCATCAGAGGAGCTGGCCCTCGCAGCGAAGTATCCTCATGTGAGGACTTTTATGGTAGCCTTGAACCTGTCTGAAACTGAGCTGACTGATCTGATTCAAGTGGAACTTCCCTGGACTGTGCCCACAGCAA GGAATCTGAGTGAGTTTTCTGCAGTGTGCTGGCTATTTGGACGTTACATGTACGAGGTTCTGAAGTACCCCATAGGACTGGTGGAGTCCTGCTGGGGAGGCACGCCTGTCGAAGCCTGGTCGTCTTCAAGAGCTCTGCAGCAGTGTGGACTGGAGCAAACGAGAGACAG CCCTAAAGACAGAAATTCTGTCTTGTGGAATGCAATGATCCACCCACTGCTCAACATGACCATCAAAGGAGCCATCTGGTACCAAG GTGAGGCAAATGCAGACTATCATCAGGACAAGTACAAATGTTCCTTCCCTGCTATGATTGATGACTGGAGGATGGCATTTCACCAGGGCTCAGGGAGGCAGACAGCTATTGATTTCCCCTTTGGGTTTGTCCAG cTGTCCACCTACAAAAAAGGCCCCACAGATGATGGCTTTCCAAACATCCGCTGGCACCAGACAGCAGACTTTGGCTTTGTCCCCAACCCATGGATGCAGAGAACTTTCATGGCTGTGGCTATGGATTTACCGGATGAAACATCACCCTATGGCAC GATCCATCCCCGGGACAAGCAGGATGTAGCCTACAGACTGACACTGGGAGCAAGGGCAGTGGCCTATAACGAAAAAGACGTACCCTTCCTTGGACCTTTCCCCAACCAAATCCAGTCCTCACGAATGTATGTCAACATCACCTACAACCAGTCAGTCTCTGTCACACCGTCTAAAGACATCTTTGAG atcTGTTGCTCTGGGATTCAAGCTCCATGCGGACCTAAGTCCCTCTGGGTTCCAGCTCCCATCACAAAGTGGGGTCCGACCATTGTCCAGTTATCTGCCATCTTGTGTCCGCCCACTGATGAAGTAGCTGGTCTTCGATATGCATGGAGAGATTGGCCCTGCGACTTTAAAGCCTGTCCAATCTACAGCGCCAGTGGGATTTTACCTGCCCCTCCTTTTATTTTCAACCGCTACCCACAAAAAGGAGAAGTTAGGAAGAGCCACTGA
- the tbrg1 gene encoding transforming growth factor beta regulator 1 isoform X1 encodes MESLNTFESEMEADGQGNYSLFPALDSIASLSGTAETLESEPPSEIAEKPNLTWLDAAQIVLEEAGRPMHIKEIKQRIIDRGLVQSNAKSSLEAVMYRETQKGSRRFKRIENRNGVFALLTDEERQQALQAFTAQSFLSSPQQNTLGSSGSGASATAFPSPTSSSEHKAKMKKGSRKNQNEKYRLKYIRLRKAARAMIFENAALCDEVAHLEEKFLRAKEERRFLLKSLLQYQSLSEGEILVTPSSSSHPPVPPVALTSGTAGASGLSGGHNLASVVSTGEEGPLKKPKKERKERGRENGKEELPKKMPKKRKLADGSRKLVQPIPLDSSGRPVFPIVLGGLTVYSLGEIITDRMLFHDECAIYPVGFCSTRVFASMKSPDQQCLYTCQIKDGGTGPQFEIVPEEDPQNAIVASSALTCHSNLLKAIASVSSKSVAPIVPSGADFFGFSHPTIQNLIQSCPGARKCTNYRWIRFEVCRPGDGQVPHSLSEDDASVNFEAYQRHQGFDENIKTEHITGQTPQSPSSSHQHHLTSPTIKPSTSYFNS; translated from the exons ATGGAGTCACTCAACACGTTTGAATCTGAGATGGAGGCTGATGGACAAGGGAACTACTCTCTGTTTCCTGCTCTGGACAGCATTGCAAGCCTGTCAGGGACTGCAGAAACTCTGGAGAG CGAACCACCCAGCGAAATTGCAGAGAAGCCAAACCTCACATGGCTCGATGCTGCACAG ATTGTCTTGGAAGAAGCAGGACGTCCCATGCACATAAAGGAGATTAAGCAGAGAATCATCGACAGAGGACTTGTTCAATCCAA TGCAAAATCGAGCCTGGAGGCTGTCATGTACCGTGAG ACACAAAAAGGCAGCAGGAGATTCAAGAGGATTGAGAACAGAAACGGAGTCTTTGCACTGCTG ACTGATGAGGAGCGGCAGCAGGCCCTGCAGGCCTTCACCGCCCAGTCTTTCCTCAGCTCTCCGCAGCAGAACACCCTCGGCAGCTCTGGCTCAGGTGCCTCGGCGACCGCCTTCCCGTCCCCCACCAGTTCCTCTGAGCATAAGGCCAAGATGAAGAAAGGTTCCCGGAAAAACCAGAACGAAAAGTACCGGCTCAAGTACATCAGGCTGCGCAAAGCAGCTCGTGCTATGATATTT GAGAATGCAGCTCTCTGTGATGAAGTTGCCCACTTAGAAGAAAAGTTTCTGAGAGCAAAGGAGGAGCGGAG gtTTTTACTGAAGTCGTTGTTGCAGTACCAGTCCTTGTCAGAGGGGGAGATACTGGTGACACCCAGCTCAAGCTCTCATCCACCTGTGCCGCCTGTGGCATTAACCTCAGGTACTGCCGGGGCTTCAGGCCTGTCTGGGGGGCATAACTTGGCGTCGGTGGTGTCAACGGGTGAAGAGGGACCTCTTAAAAAACccaagaaggaaaggaaagagagaggaagggagaatGGAAAGGAAGAAC TGCCAAAGAAGATGCCTAAGAAGAGAAAGCTCGCAGACGGGTCTCGGAAGCTGGTGCAGCCCATCCCACTGGACTCATCTGGTCGTCCTGTCTTTCCCATTGTGCTGGGAGGTTTAACGGTCTACAGTCTGGGAGAG ATCATCACAGACAGAATGCTGTTCCATGACGAGTGTGCCATCTACCCAGTGGGCTTCTGCAGCACACGAGTCTTTGCCAGCATGAAAAGCCCCGACCAGCAGTGCCTCTACACCTGCCAAATCAAGGATGGGGGAACAGGcccacag TTTGAGATTGTGCCCGAAGAAGATCCTCAGAATGCCATCGTGGCCTCCTCTGCCCTGACGTGCCACTCCAACCTACTGAAGGCCATCGCGTCTGTAAG TTCCAAGTCTGTGGCACCCATCGTGCCGTCAGGAGCAGACTTCTTTGGCTTCTCTCACCCCACCATCCAGAATCTCATCCAGAGTTGTCCTGGAGCACGCAAATGTACCAA CTACAGATGGATTCGTTTTGAGGTGTGTCGCCCCGGTGATGGCCAGGTTCCTCACAGCTTATCAGAGGACGATGCCTCTGTCAACTTTGAGGCCTACCAGAGACACCAGGGCTTTGATGAGAACATCAAGACAGAGCACATCACAG GACAGACACCGCAGTCTCCTAGCTCCTCTCATCAGCACCACCTGACCTCCCCCACCATCAAGCCCTCTACCTCATATTTCAACTCCTGA
- the tbrg1 gene encoding transforming growth factor beta regulator 1 isoform X2, with translation MYRETQKGSRRFKRIENRNGVFALLTDEERQQALQAFTAQSFLSSPQQNTLGSSGSGASATAFPSPTSSSEHKAKMKKGSRKNQNEKYRLKYIRLRKAARAMIFENAALCDEVAHLEEKFLRAKEERRFLLKSLLQYQSLSEGEILVTPSSSSHPPVPPVALTSGTAGASGLSGGHNLASVVSTGEEGPLKKPKKERKERGRENGKEELPKKMPKKRKLADGSRKLVQPIPLDSSGRPVFPIVLGGLTVYSLGEIITDRMLFHDECAIYPVGFCSTRVFASMKSPDQQCLYTCQIKDGGTGPQFEIVPEEDPQNAIVASSALTCHSNLLKAIASVSSKSVAPIVPSGADFFGFSHPTIQNLIQSCPGARKCTNYRWIRFEVCRPGDGQVPHSLSEDDASVNFEAYQRHQGFDENIKTEHITGQTPQSPSSSHQHHLTSPTIKPSTSYFNS, from the exons ATGTACCGTGAG ACACAAAAAGGCAGCAGGAGATTCAAGAGGATTGAGAACAGAAACGGAGTCTTTGCACTGCTG ACTGATGAGGAGCGGCAGCAGGCCCTGCAGGCCTTCACCGCCCAGTCTTTCCTCAGCTCTCCGCAGCAGAACACCCTCGGCAGCTCTGGCTCAGGTGCCTCGGCGACCGCCTTCCCGTCCCCCACCAGTTCCTCTGAGCATAAGGCCAAGATGAAGAAAGGTTCCCGGAAAAACCAGAACGAAAAGTACCGGCTCAAGTACATCAGGCTGCGCAAAGCAGCTCGTGCTATGATATTT GAGAATGCAGCTCTCTGTGATGAAGTTGCCCACTTAGAAGAAAAGTTTCTGAGAGCAAAGGAGGAGCGGAG gtTTTTACTGAAGTCGTTGTTGCAGTACCAGTCCTTGTCAGAGGGGGAGATACTGGTGACACCCAGCTCAAGCTCTCATCCACCTGTGCCGCCTGTGGCATTAACCTCAGGTACTGCCGGGGCTTCAGGCCTGTCTGGGGGGCATAACTTGGCGTCGGTGGTGTCAACGGGTGAAGAGGGACCTCTTAAAAAACccaagaaggaaaggaaagagagaggaagggagaatGGAAAGGAAGAAC TGCCAAAGAAGATGCCTAAGAAGAGAAAGCTCGCAGACGGGTCTCGGAAGCTGGTGCAGCCCATCCCACTGGACTCATCTGGTCGTCCTGTCTTTCCCATTGTGCTGGGAGGTTTAACGGTCTACAGTCTGGGAGAG ATCATCACAGACAGAATGCTGTTCCATGACGAGTGTGCCATCTACCCAGTGGGCTTCTGCAGCACACGAGTCTTTGCCAGCATGAAAAGCCCCGACCAGCAGTGCCTCTACACCTGCCAAATCAAGGATGGGGGAACAGGcccacag TTTGAGATTGTGCCCGAAGAAGATCCTCAGAATGCCATCGTGGCCTCCTCTGCCCTGACGTGCCACTCCAACCTACTGAAGGCCATCGCGTCTGTAAG TTCCAAGTCTGTGGCACCCATCGTGCCGTCAGGAGCAGACTTCTTTGGCTTCTCTCACCCCACCATCCAGAATCTCATCCAGAGTTGTCCTGGAGCACGCAAATGTACCAA CTACAGATGGATTCGTTTTGAGGTGTGTCGCCCCGGTGATGGCCAGGTTCCTCACAGCTTATCAGAGGACGATGCCTCTGTCAACTTTGAGGCCTACCAGAGACACCAGGGCTTTGATGAGAACATCAAGACAGAGCACATCACAG GACAGACACCGCAGTCTCCTAGCTCCTCTCATCAGCACCACCTGACCTCCCCCACCATCAAGCCCTCTACCTCATATTTCAACTCCTGA